One stretch of Psilocybe cubensis strain MGC-MH-2018 chromosome 6, whole genome shotgun sequence DNA includes these proteins:
- a CDS encoding Golgi reassembly-stacking protein 2 produces the protein MGAGQSTSQSHVPTRGLHVLRVTPSSPAFHSNIEPFFDFVVGFEGDSLSEENAIDASELERIVESHENRTLNLLVWNSKSQLTRGLSMRLCQPETASDNVWHVLDVIEGSPAESAGLVPMGDWILGWSGGVLTAENDFYDLVEAHIDKPLRVYVYSYDFEIPPQPEDRVPGTIPPELQEMGDEYGHQDLFVPADIDESQHTQGRIANRQHNSWYQDSIPKSNDAHGETRAVHKQHSHDHGGSSLQ, from the exons ATGGGCGCTGGACAGTCTACTTCTCAATCACACGTACCGACACGCGGTCTCCACGTACTCAGAGTTACCCCTTCCTCTCCAGCCTTCCACTCAAACATTGAACCCTTTTTCGATTTTGTAGTCGGGTTCGAAGGGGACTCACTATCAGAAGAAAATGCTATCGATGCCTCAGAGCTGGAGAGAATCGTCGAAAGTCACGAAAACCGGACTTTGAATCTGCTCGTCTGGAACAGCAAGAGTCAACTTACAAGAG GCCTCAGTATGCGCCTATGCCAACCAGAGACGGCATCTGACAATGTATGGCACGTACTAGACGTCATAGAAGGAAGTCCAGCGGAAAGTGCTGGCCTTGTGCCAATGGGCGATTGGATACTTGGCTGGTCTGGAGGTGTATTGACCGCTGAAAATGACTTCTATGATCTTGTTGAAGCC CACATCGACAAACCCCTTCGAGTTTACGTCTACTCGTACGATTTTGA GATACCACCTCAACCTGAAGATCGCGTCCCTGGCACAATACCCCCAGAGCTCCAAGAAATGGGGGATGAATACGGCCACCAGGATCTGTTCGTGCCCGCGGATATTGACGAAAGTCAGCACACGCAGGGCCGCATTGCAAATCGGCAACACAATTCATGGTACCAAGATTCTATACCCAAGTCAAACGATGCCCATGGAGAAACTCGGGCTGTTCACAAGCAACACTCTCATGATCATGGAGGCTCCAGCCTTCAATAG